One window from the genome of Myxococcales bacterium encodes:
- a CDS encoding cytochrome P450: MAPSHQPSQPSWVTRAAHNVLGALRYGNGPVDIRSWLMRAVGALQRKPTVILDADPQLCGRVLAASDTKGTMLETLIATPAWHPIYSIESVDGELWQQLSNDFKLLMKDLHWHQRLAPIARRELSALANHTGTRVDGVVDAEAISRVVLRVLYELLFDAPIAEADETLFYRASIQWRKEIAVKGVADEAIKQQFWSRLGDIVHTSRFSQGMSTYAHEPSRWLSLFAQPFLISPQINISDIFVSVFHFLRADEALRAQVTCWATSYREGHIEEPTAGASNARGLLEGVLLEAIRLRHPFPVLERELQADLVTATKTYRAGTHFFILLDKFKQDQTFDPRRWLLPHAENPYAALPFAAGPRMCVGKPIATELLVEMLASLLTEFPFDAIAPTQGHMFSGRDNDNTETLTESLYQVRVFGRVLRASARRP; this comes from the coding sequence ATGGCCCCGTCGCATCAGCCGAGTCAACCGAGCTGGGTGACCCGTGCGGCGCACAACGTGCTCGGTGCCCTGCGTTACGGCAACGGTCCGGTGGATATTAGATCGTGGCTAATGCGCGCGGTGGGGGCGCTGCAACGCAAGCCAACGGTGATCTTGGACGCCGATCCGCAGCTATGCGGGCGCGTGCTCGCGGCATCTGATACCAAGGGCACCATGCTCGAAACGCTGATCGCGACGCCGGCGTGGCATCCTATCTACTCGATCGAGTCTGTTGATGGCGAGCTTTGGCAGCAGTTGTCAAATGACTTCAAGTTGCTGATGAAAGACTTGCATTGGCATCAGCGGTTGGCGCCAATAGCCCGCCGCGAGCTTAGCGCGCTCGCAAACCACACAGGCACGCGTGTGGACGGTGTCGTCGACGCGGAGGCGATCTCGCGGGTGGTGCTGCGGGTTTTATATGAGCTGCTGTTTGACGCGCCGATTGCGGAGGCCGACGAGACGCTGTTTTACCGAGCCTCGATTCAGTGGCGCAAGGAAATTGCGGTCAAGGGTGTGGCCGACGAGGCAATCAAGCAGCAGTTCTGGTCCCGGCTAGGAGACATCGTCCACACGTCGCGATTTAGCCAGGGGATGTCTACGTACGCGCACGAGCCGTCGCGGTGGTTGTCGCTGTTCGCGCAGCCGTTTCTCATCTCGCCGCAGATCAACATCAGCGATATCTTCGTTAGCGTGTTTCATTTCCTGCGTGCCGATGAAGCCTTGCGAGCGCAGGTCACGTGCTGGGCCACGAGCTATCGTGAAGGCCACATCGAGGAGCCAACCGCGGGCGCAAGCAATGCGCGGGGGCTACTCGAAGGCGTCTTGCTAGAAGCAATTCGCTTGCGCCACCCCTTTCCCGTGCTCGAACGCGAGCTGCAAGCCGATCTAGTGACCGCTACCAAGACGTATCGCGCCGGCACGCATTTCTTCATCTTGCTCGACAAGTTCAAGCAAGATCAAACCTTCGATCCACGGCGCTGGCTGCTGCCCCACGCGGAAAACCCGTATGCCGCCTTGCCGTTTGCGGCGGGGCCCCGCATGTGCGTTGGCAAGCCCATCGCGACCGAGCTCTTAGTCGAGATGCTCGCCTCCTTGCTCACGGAGTTTCCGTTTGACGCCATCGCCCCGACGCAGGGACATATGTTTAGCGGCCGCGACAACGACAACACTGAAACGTTGACCGAGTCGTTATATCAGGTGCGCGTATTTGGCCGCGTGCTGCGCGCCAGCGCACGACGGCCGTAG
- a CDS encoding 1-acyl-sn-glycerol-3-phosphate acyltransferase, producing the protein MDNTKAAPAFSLGLPRGVEALVKRAVGLDMVEALYHRVRTQQPPAASAGEFCGRVLRDLGIHYDWDAAKAAELTQLPGPVIFAANHPMGAIDALVLMALMDQTRPGARLMVNAAADFVPELKAGFLGVHIMKRDAAQQRHARNLGPLRACLRLLHAGGTLGIFPAGEVASFPSLRNRTVVEVPWNAHTGKLIASARATVVPVFIEGRGSNAFHYLGTAIPRLRLALLVRDMMTCTQHVRLHIGKPLPFASFAAAASPTQITDVVRRACFQDALA; encoded by the coding sequence GTGGACAATACCAAGGCAGCGCCAGCCTTTTCCTTGGGACTGCCACGCGGGGTTGAAGCCCTTGTCAAACGCGCGGTTGGCCTGGACATGGTCGAGGCGCTCTATCATAGAGTTAGAACGCAACAACCACCGGCGGCAAGTGCCGGCGAATTTTGCGGTCGTGTCTTACGCGACCTAGGCATTCACTACGATTGGGATGCCGCCAAAGCCGCAGAGCTGACCCAGCTGCCGGGGCCCGTCATTTTCGCGGCCAATCACCCAATGGGCGCCATCGACGCGTTGGTCCTCATGGCGCTGATGGATCAGACCAGACCTGGGGCACGCCTGATGGTCAATGCGGCCGCCGATTTCGTGCCCGAATTGAAGGCGGGATTCCTCGGCGTGCACATCATGAAACGCGACGCCGCGCAGCAGCGGCATGCGCGCAACCTTGGTCCGCTGCGCGCGTGTCTGCGGCTGTTGCACGCGGGGGGCACGCTCGGGATTTTTCCTGCCGGCGAGGTCGCGTCGTTTCCGTCGCTGCGCAACCGCACGGTCGTCGAGGTACCGTGGAACGCGCATACAGGGAAACTCATCGCGAGCGCGCGCGCCACAGTCGTGCCCGTGTTTATTGAGGGCCGTGGCAGCAACGCGTTTCATTATCTCGGCACGGCAATCCCGAGGCTTCGCCTGGCGCTCCTCGTGCGCGACATGATGACGTGCACCCAACACGTCCGCTTACATATTGGCAAGCCATTGCCGTTTGCTAGCTTTGCCGCAGCTGCTTCGCCCACGCAAATTACCGACGTTGTGCGACGAGCTTGTTTTCAGGATGCGCTGGCCTAA
- the rpmA gene encoding 50S ribosomal protein L27, with protein sequence MASKKGAGSTKNGRDSQPKMRGVKRFGGQVVNAGSILVRQVGTKFHAGANVGMGRDHTLFALIQGTVEFQRYGKTKTRVAVAPVAAAA encoded by the coding sequence ATGGCAAGTAAAAAAGGTGCAGGCTCAACTAAGAACGGCCGCGATTCACAACCAAAAATGCGCGGCGTTAAGCGCTTCGGTGGCCAAGTGGTCAACGCGGGCAGCATTCTCGTGCGCCAAGTAGGAACCAAATTCCACGCCGGCGCCAACGTCGGCATGGGCCGCGACCACACGCTGTTTGCCTTAATCCAAGGCACCGTCGAGTTCCAACGTTACGGCAAGACCAAAACCCGCGTCGCCGTGGCCCCTGTTGCCGCCGCTGCGTAA
- the rplU gene encoding 50S ribosomal protein L21, which translates to MYAVIETGGKQYRVSAGTTVVVEKLEGDKGTPVKFDQVLLISSGDGAKIAIGKPTVAGATVTGEIVEQGRGDKLTVFKFARRKNYVRRNGHRQDYTAVKIAAING; encoded by the coding sequence ATGTACGCGGTAATTGAAACTGGTGGAAAACAATATCGAGTGAGCGCGGGCACGACGGTCGTCGTCGAGAAGCTCGAAGGCGACAAGGGCACGCCTGTAAAATTTGACCAAGTGTTGCTCATCTCGAGCGGCGACGGCGCCAAGATCGCCATCGGCAAGCCGACGGTGGCGGGCGCGACGGTGACCGGCGAAATCGTTGAACAAGGCCGCGGCGACAAGCTCACCGTGTTCAAGTTTGCGCGTCGCAAGAACTACGTCCGTCGCAACGGCCATCGTCAAGATTACACCGCGGTGAAAATCGCGGCGATCAACGGCTAG
- a CDS encoding YifB family Mg chelatase-like AAA ATPase, producing MLATTHTAALCGVEATIVDVEVDLSVGLPGYHVVGLPAQGVREGGTRVRTALEQVGISMPARKITVNLAPADFKKEGAAFDLPIALVIAGMETQADLGALTGVVAIGELGLDGSVRGVRGALAAAIAAKQAGYTGIILPTCNASEAQLIDGLTVIAVASLREAIEFLHGVVPPLAPLTRTSSPVEALDMADVRGQRGAKAAAEIAVAGGHNLFLLGPPGIGKTMLARRIPTVQPDMTPSEIIETTKIHSAAGLTSGALVSERPFRAPHHTASGAAIIGGGKVPRPGEISLAHNGVLFLDELTEFPRHIIDSLRQPLEERRVTIHRAAGSAHMAASFLLVAAANPCPCGWLGSAMRECVCSAQQLQRYRARLSGPILDRLDLHVYVRALTIEELRSSPETASSATMRARIVAARERQRWRYRNTALTTNAELSSRQLRHYCPLAADGEALLARIYKQRGGMTARGLDRLVKVARTVADLAGEAQISREHLLDAAAFRSMQHLHGAQETTPAHISATSAAV from the coding sequence ATGCTGGCGACCACCCATACCGCAGCGCTGTGCGGCGTCGAGGCGACGATCGTCGATGTTGAAGTCGATTTGTCAGTGGGCCTGCCTGGCTACCATGTCGTTGGCTTGCCGGCGCAGGGCGTTCGCGAAGGCGGGACGCGCGTGCGCACCGCACTCGAACAAGTGGGCATTTCGATGCCTGCGCGCAAAATCACCGTGAACTTGGCGCCGGCCGACTTCAAAAAGGAAGGCGCGGCCTTTGACCTTCCCATCGCGCTGGTCATTGCTGGGATGGAGACGCAGGCAGACCTTGGTGCGCTGACCGGCGTGGTCGCCATTGGTGAGCTCGGTCTTGATGGCAGCGTGCGCGGCGTAAGAGGCGCGTTGGCTGCCGCCATCGCCGCGAAGCAGGCTGGCTATACTGGAATTATTTTGCCAACGTGCAATGCCTCAGAGGCCCAGCTCATCGATGGCCTGACCGTGATCGCCGTGGCATCGCTGCGCGAGGCCATCGAGTTTTTGCATGGCGTGGTGCCGCCCCTGGCGCCCTTGACGCGAACAAGCTCCCCGGTCGAGGCGCTGGACATGGCCGATGTGCGCGGCCAGCGCGGGGCCAAGGCGGCGGCCGAAATCGCCGTCGCGGGCGGGCATAATTTATTTTTGCTCGGGCCACCTGGCATTGGAAAGACCATGCTGGCGAGACGCATTCCTACCGTGCAGCCAGATATGACGCCTAGCGAGATTATTGAGACAACCAAGATTCACTCGGCCGCGGGCCTAACCTCAGGGGCCCTCGTAAGCGAGCGTCCGTTTCGCGCGCCCCACCACACCGCCAGTGGCGCGGCGATCATTGGCGGCGGCAAGGTACCGCGACCCGGCGAGATCTCGCTGGCCCACAACGGCGTGCTTTTTTTAGATGAGTTGACCGAATTTCCTCGCCACATAATCGATAGCCTGCGGCAGCCCCTGGAGGAGCGGCGGGTGACCATTCACCGTGCCGCGGGGTCGGCCCACATGGCGGCGAGCTTTCTGTTGGTTGCCGCCGCCAACCCTTGTCCGTGTGGCTGGCTCGGCTCGGCGATGCGCGAATGCGTGTGCTCGGCGCAGCAGCTCCAGCGCTACCGCGCCAGGTTATCTGGGCCCATCCTCGATCGCCTCGATCTACACGTCTATGTTCGTGCGCTCACGATCGAGGAATTGCGCAGCAGCCCGGAGACGGCGTCGTCGGCCACCATGCGCGCGCGCATCGTGGCGGCGCGCGAGCGTCAGCGTTGGCGCTACAGAAATACCGCGCTAACCACAAACGCCGAGCTGAGCTCGCGCCAGCTTCGCCACTACTGTCCGCTCGCGGCCGATGGGGAGGCGTTGCTGGCACGCATCTATAAACAACGCGGTGGCATGACCGCGCGTGGACTCGATCGGCTAGTGAAGGTGGCGCGCACCGTCGCCGACCTCGCGGGCGAAGCCCAAATTAGCCGCGAGCACCTGCTCGACGCCGCGGCGTTTCGCTCGATGCAACACCTTCATGGCGCGCAGGAGACTACACCCGCGCACATCTCGGCAACCTCCGCGGCGGTCTAG
- a CDS encoding pseudouridine-5'-phosphate glycosidase, with product MTAVSASAGAARVALESTIIAHGFPYPDNAALGKELEQVVRDAGASPHTIAIIKGTPTIGLTAGQLEHLAQHGAAYRKVAASDLAVVCVRGESAATTVSATCALAEAAGIEVFATGGIGGVHRGASGDVSQDLHALARHKLAVVSAGAKSILDLPRTLEMFETLGVLVVGYGCDEFPAFYSARSGLALDHTVYEVGELAAMCRWRWRHGGGGVLIVQPVPAHAEVPRAEADELIETALAAAAQAGIVGKAVTPFLLRQLAASLGGRFVAANRALAVANAQLAAQLALELARAPRA from the coding sequence TTGACGGCCGTTAGCGCTTCCGCCGGCGCGGCGCGAGTCGCGCTCGAATCGACGATCATCGCGCACGGCTTTCCGTATCCCGACAACGCCGCCTTGGGCAAGGAGCTCGAGCAGGTCGTTCGCGACGCGGGCGCGAGTCCACATACGATCGCGATCATCAAGGGCACGCCAACGATCGGCTTGACCGCTGGGCAACTCGAACACCTGGCGCAACATGGCGCGGCGTACCGCAAGGTGGCCGCGTCAGATCTCGCCGTGGTGTGCGTGCGAGGCGAGTCCGCGGCAACCACCGTCAGCGCTACCTGCGCCTTGGCGGAGGCCGCTGGCATCGAGGTGTTTGCGACGGGCGGCATTGGCGGCGTGCACCGCGGCGCTAGCGGCGACGTCTCGCAAGATCTGCACGCGCTGGCAAGGCACAAGTTGGCGGTGGTCTCGGCCGGCGCGAAATCAATTTTAGATCTGCCACGCACGCTGGAGATGTTCGAGACGCTTGGCGTGCTGGTGGTCGGCTACGGCTGTGACGAGTTTCCCGCGTTCTACAGCGCGCGCAGCGGGCTGGCCTTGGACCACACTGTGTATGAGGTCGGCGAGCTCGCGGCCATGTGCCGTTGGCGTTGGCGCCACGGCGGCGGCGGCGTGCTAATCGTGCAACCTGTGCCCGCTCATGCCGAAGTGCCGCGCGCGGAGGCCGACGAGCTGATCGAAACGGCGCTCGCGGCGGCGGCGCAAGCTGGCATCGTGGGCAAGGCCGTCACACCTTTTTTGCTGCGCCAACTAGCGGCGTCACTCGGCGGCCGCTTCGTCGCCGCCAATCGCGCGCTCGCGGTGGCTAACGCGCAGCTTGCGGCGCAACTGGCGCTTGAGCTGGCTCGCGCGCCTCGGGCCTAA
- a CDS encoding patatin-like phospholipase family protein, giving the protein MTVVDEFQIPPSTGSRTGLVLSGGGSRGAYEVGVLQYLRNDFPKVFGKHAPIDVMTGTSVGAINCAFLAACAEDLDTQADRLAMLWRSLRIEELLAPRELEFGSLARMLLGRPPKPPPPGAYRYGGLVDTTGLERVVVKHIPWRNIDRNLRRGHLGAMTVSATQVATGHTIVFVAARDGVPKTWSRDPFVRHKAARIGPRHVLASAALPLLFPSVKIGDDFYTDGGLRQNTPMSPAIRLGATRLLLVSLRHVNPIEQPVIKANFPSPLFLLGKTLNALMLDHTEYDVDRLQRINAIIDAGERAFGPSFSSMMNDEMQKQRGARFKKIEIVHIRPSFDIGQLASDFVASGKVRLQSRLARKLLSRLAESESPRENDLLSYLMFDGDYAAELIALGRRDAAKHEEALLRLFSRIDEPEGAPAGITG; this is encoded by the coding sequence ATGACTGTGGTCGACGAGTTCCAGATCCCGCCTTCAACCGGTTCGCGCACCGGCTTGGTGTTGTCCGGCGGTGGATCACGCGGTGCCTATGAGGTGGGGGTGTTGCAGTACCTGCGCAACGACTTTCCAAAAGTGTTTGGCAAGCATGCGCCGATCGACGTCATGACCGGCACCAGCGTCGGTGCCATTAACTGCGCGTTCCTCGCCGCCTGCGCCGAAGACCTCGACACCCAAGCCGATCGCCTGGCCATGCTGTGGCGCAGCCTGCGGATCGAGGAGTTGTTGGCGCCGCGCGAACTTGAATTTGGGTCGCTCGCCCGCATGCTGCTGGGCCGGCCCCCTAAGCCCCCTCCGCCGGGCGCGTATCGTTATGGTGGCCTGGTCGATACGACGGGCCTTGAGCGCGTGGTCGTCAAGCACATTCCGTGGCGCAACATCGATCGCAACCTTCGTCGAGGTCACTTGGGTGCCATGACGGTTTCCGCGACGCAGGTGGCGACGGGGCATACGATTGTATTTGTCGCGGCGCGTGATGGCGTGCCCAAGACGTGGAGCCGCGATCCTTTCGTGCGCCACAAGGCGGCGCGGATTGGGCCGCGCCACGTGCTCGCCTCGGCGGCGTTGCCGCTGCTTTTTCCATCCGTGAAGATTGGCGACGATTTTTACACCGACGGTGGCCTGCGGCAAAACACACCCATGTCGCCGGCGATTCGCCTCGGCGCTACGCGGCTCTTGCTGGTGTCGCTACGCCATGTCAATCCAATCGAGCAACCCGTGATCAAGGCGAATTTTCCTAGCCCGCTATTCTTGCTCGGCAAGACGCTCAACGCGCTCATGCTCGACCACACCGAATACGATGTCGATCGCCTGCAACGCATCAACGCCATTATCGATGCCGGCGAGCGCGCGTTTGGTCCCTCGTTTTCGTCAATGATGAACGATGAGATGCAAAAGCAACGCGGCGCGCGCTTTAAGAAAATCGAAATCGTTCACATCCGGCCGTCGTTTGATATCGGCCAACTGGCGTCAGACTTTGTTGCCAGCGGCAAGGTGCGCCTGCAAAGTCGCCTCGCCCGCAAGCTGCTGTCGCGGCTGGCCGAAAGCGAATCGCCGCGCGAAAACGATTTGCTTTCCTACCTCATGTTTGACGGCGACTATGCGGCGGAGCTCATCGCGCTGGGCCGGCGCGACGCGGCCAAGCACGAGGAGGCGCTGCTGCGCTTATTCTCGCGCATCGATGAACCCGAGGGTGCGCCCGCGGGAATAACAGGCTAG
- a CDS encoding glutamate racemase: protein MTTADAERRRPIGVFDSGVGGLTVVRALRTALPGEDIVYLGDTARLPYGSKSPRTIQMYSLACLNFLLEHKVKQVVVACNTATANAIDVLTAASPVPVVGAVAPGAQTACETTRNGQLGVLGTLGTVASGAYVRAIASHRPGAQVSQLACPLFVPLAEEGWVADEVAELVATRYLRELMVAQPDLDTIVLGCTHYPLLQPTIARVAARLAGREIAVVDSASAMARVVAAHIYGAPAATDNRRAHRGALRCYATDDSRLAELAPRFLGEPVGKFEIVDLKTA, encoded by the coding sequence ATGACGACGGCTGACGCAGAGCGACGACGACCCATCGGCGTGTTCGATTCTGGCGTGGGCGGGCTGACCGTGGTGCGCGCCTTGCGGACGGCCCTGCCTGGCGAAGATATCGTCTATCTCGGCGACACCGCGAGGCTGCCCTATGGCAGCAAGAGTCCGCGCACCATCCAGATGTATTCGCTGGCTTGTCTAAATTTTTTGCTTGAACACAAGGTCAAACAAGTGGTCGTTGCGTGCAACACCGCTACCGCCAATGCCATCGACGTCTTGACCGCCGCGTCGCCGGTGCCCGTCGTGGGCGCGGTGGCGCCTGGTGCGCAAACGGCCTGCGAGACGACGCGCAACGGCCAGCTCGGCGTGCTCGGCACGCTCGGCACGGTGGCGTCCGGCGCCTATGTCCGCGCCATTGCCAGCCATCGCCCTGGGGCGCAGGTCAGCCAGCTGGCGTGTCCGCTATTTGTCCCGCTGGCCGAAGAGGGCTGGGTCGCCGATGAAGTCGCCGAGCTGGTGGCGACGCGCTACCTGCGCGAGCTGATGGTTGCGCAGCCGGACCTCGATACGATCGTGCTCGGGTGCACGCACTATCCCTTGTTGCAACCGACCATAGCGCGGGTGGCGGCGCGGCTCGCCGGGCGCGAAATTGCCGTGGTGGACTCGGCGTCGGCGATGGCGCGCGTGGTCGCGGCGCATATCTATGGCGCCCCCGCCGCCACCGACAACCGACGCGCGCATCGCGGCGCGCTGCGCTGCTACGCCACCGACGATTCGCGCTTGGCTGAGCTGGCGCCTCGCTTTCTCGGCGAGCCGGTCGGCAAATTTGAGATCGTAGATCTTAAGACCGCATGA
- a CDS encoding PEGA domain-containing protein: MNLAAPHVVCIALAFWFGACTGDGTPPPTPKADDAPTTTAPTIDAPAATPTGTPMQLRLNSTPVGAIAFVNGKQIGATPISHTIYVTGAPVEFAFKLAGYQPATYTFVPQVAGEVHGRLVPVAIEPPTATPSP; encoded by the coding sequence GTGAACCTAGCCGCGCCACATGTTGTTTGCATCGCGCTCGCGTTTTGGTTTGGCGCCTGTACGGGCGACGGCACCCCGCCGCCAACGCCTAAAGCTGATGACGCACCCACGACCACGGCGCCCACAATTGACGCCCCAGCGGCAACGCCGACCGGCACCCCGATGCAACTACGCCTCAACTCGACACCGGTAGGCGCAATCGCCTTTGTCAACGGCAAACAAATCGGGGCGACGCCGATCAGCCACACCATCTATGTCACTGGCGCGCCGGTAGAATTTGCATTTAAGCTCGCCGGCTACCAGCCCGCGACATACACCTTCGTGCCGCAGGTAGCAGGCGAAGTGCACGGCCGCTTGGTGCCCGTCGCTATCGAACCACCGACCGCGACCCCGTCGCCATGA
- a CDS encoding cysteine--tRNA ligase yields the protein MALRLFDSFTRQKVEFVPVVPGKVGMYVCGPTPYAAAHIGHAYSAICFDLIRRSLTWLGFEVTYVRNITDVDDKIIKRANEEKQNPMELAARYADEYNRDMSAFGVLTPTVEPKVSTHIVEIVDFTKRLIEAGKAYESGGDVYYRVDAFAPYGKLSGQSLDDLRAGARVDVNEQKESPADFALWKTAKPGEPSWPSPWGNGRPGWHIECSAMSHKHLGVTFDIHGGGKDLVFPHHENEIAQSQGALGEGTFAHYWVHNGFLNFDGEKMSKSLGNVFSCGELANSVGTEAVRFYFLSHHYRSPIEFEVAVEEANGIATARFPGVEAADRRLAYFYNTLARLDAFLAQGGDGGEGDAVPEAGALVAAVRIALEDDFNAPVVIAALGEAAKVANRLVEDGKGIDKGVRRRSIAAFAKNMRSVGTAIGVLASEPVAFLRSRRDRVATRLKLDVAAVEKLVADRYAARAAKDYAAADVIRGQLTAMNIEVLDTQTGSDWRIVEGE from the coding sequence ATGGCTTTGCGGTTGTTTGATTCGTTTACGCGGCAGAAGGTGGAGTTCGTGCCGGTGGTGCCGGGCAAGGTGGGCATGTATGTGTGCGGACCTACGCCGTATGCGGCGGCGCATATTGGACATGCGTATTCGGCGATTTGCTTTGACCTAATTCGCCGCTCGCTGACGTGGCTGGGTTTTGAGGTGACGTACGTCCGCAACATTACGGATGTCGACGACAAGATCATCAAGCGCGCCAATGAAGAAAAGCAAAACCCTATGGAACTCGCGGCGCGCTACGCCGACGAATACAACCGTGACATGAGCGCGTTTGGCGTGCTGACGCCAACGGTCGAACCCAAGGTTTCGACGCATATTGTAGAGATTGTCGATTTTACCAAGCGGCTGATCGAAGCCGGCAAGGCGTATGAGAGTGGGGGCGACGTGTATTACCGCGTCGATGCCTTCGCGCCGTATGGCAAGCTGTCGGGGCAATCGCTCGACGATTTGCGCGCCGGCGCCCGCGTCGACGTGAATGAACAAAAAGAATCGCCGGCGGATTTTGCGCTGTGGAAGACAGCCAAGCCGGGCGAGCCGAGCTGGCCTTCGCCTTGGGGTAACGGGCGGCCGGGTTGGCATATCGAGTGCTCGGCGATGAGCCACAAGCACTTGGGCGTCACCTTTGACATTCACGGCGGCGGCAAAGACTTGGTATTTCCGCACCATGAAAACGAGATTGCGCAATCGCAGGGCGCGCTCGGCGAAGGCACGTTTGCGCACTACTGGGTGCACAACGGCTTTCTCAATTTTGACGGCGAGAAGATGTCTAAATCGCTCGGCAACGTGTTTAGTTGCGGCGAACTAGCAAATTCGGTCGGCACCGAGGCCGTGCGGTTTTACTTTCTAAGCCACCACTATCGCTCGCCGATTGAATTTGAGGTCGCGGTCGAAGAGGCGAATGGCATCGCAACCGCGCGCTTTCCAGGCGTCGAGGCGGCCGACCGGCGCTTGGCGTATTTTTACAACACGCTGGCGCGGCTCGACGCCTTCTTGGCTCAAGGTGGCGATGGCGGTGAAGGCGACGCCGTGCCCGAGGCGGGCGCGCTGGTCGCGGCCGTGCGCATCGCGCTAGAAGATGACTTCAACGCGCCGGTGGTCATTGCCGCGCTCGGCGAGGCGGCCAAGGTCGCCAACCGTTTGGTCGAGGATGGCAAGGGCATTGACAAGGGCGTGCGACGCCGCTCGATCGCAGCGTTCGCAAAAAATATGCGGAGTGTGGGCACCGCGATAGGCGTGCTCGCGTCTGAGCCTGTCGCCTTCTTGCGCAGCCGCCGCGACCGCGTGGCGACGCGTTTAAAGCTTGACGTGGCGGCCGTGGAAAAACTTGTCGCCGATCGCTATGCCGCGCGGGCGGCGAAAGACTACGCCGCCGCCGACGTGATCCGCGGCCAGCTCACCGCGATGAACATCGAAGTGCTCGATACCCAGACCGGCTCGGACTGGCGCATTGTCGAAGGTGAGTAG